A genomic stretch from Plasmodium brasilianum strain Bolivian I chromosome 9, whole genome shotgun sequence includes:
- a CDS encoding 60S ribosomal protein P0, with the protein MAKLSKAQKKQIYIEKLSSLIQQYTKILIVHVDNVGSNQMASVRQSLRGKAIVLMGKNTRIRTALKKNLQNVPQIEKLLPLVKLNMGFVFCKEDLSEVRNIILENKSPAPARLGVIAPIDVFIPPGPTGMDPSHTSFFQSLGISTKIVKGQIEIQEHVHLIKQGEKVTASSATLLQKFNMKPFSYGVDVRTVYDDGVIYDAKVLDITDEDILKKFSKGVSNVAALSRAVGIITEASYPHVFVEAFKNIVALVIDTDYTFPLMKKIKDMVENPEAYAAAPVASSAAKQDAPKKEETKKQEEEEEEEEDGFMGFGMFD; encoded by the coding sequence ATGGCGAAATTATCCAAGGCTCAGAAAAAGCAAATATACATTGAGAAACTGAGCTCACTAATCCAACaatatactaaaatattaattgtaCATGTAGACAATGTTGGATCAAATCAAATGGCAAGTGTGCGTCAGAGTTTAAGGGGGAAGGCTATCGTATTAATGGGAAAGAATACAAGAATAAGGAcagcattaaaaaaaaatttgcagaATGTACCACagatagaaaaattattaccattagtaaaattaaatatgggTTTCGTATTTTGCAAGGAAGATTTATCAGAAGttagaaatattattcttgAAAACAAATCACCAGCACCTGCAAGATTAGGTGTTATAGCACCAATTGATGTATTTATTCCACCAGGTCCAACAGGTATGGATCCATCGCACACATCTTTTTTTCAGTCTTTAGGTATATCGacaaaaattgtaaaagGTCAAATTGAAATACAGGAGCATGTGCATCTAATTAAGCAGGGAGAAAAAGTAACAGCTTCATCAGCAACACTcttacaaaaatttaatatgaaaCCTTTTTCATATGGTGTTGATGTACGAACTGTTTATGATGATGGAGTTATATATGACGCAAAAGTTTTAGATATTACTGATGAagatattttaaagaaattttcAAAAGGTGTTTCCAATGTAGCTGCATTGTCCAGAGCAGTTGGTATAATAACAGAGGCTTCTTATCCTCATGTATTTGTTGaagcatttaaaaatattgttgcTTTAGTAATTGATACAGATTATACATTCCCattaatgaagaaaattaaaGACATGGTTGAAAATCCCGAAGCATATGCTGCTGCGCCTGTTGCTTCTTCAGCAGCCAAACAAGATGCACctaaaaaggaagaaacgaaaaaacaggaagaagaggaagaagaagaagaagatggATTTATGGGATTTGGAATGTTTGATTAG